Genomic segment of Arthrobacter antioxidans:
TGGGAGCGGCGCCTCGAAGAAGTCCGGCAATTCTGGGCCGATAGCGGCCGTTTCCCGATCTACGACCGCGACCGGCACCCCGACGAAACAGTCCTCGCCGTATGGTTGGGTCGGCAACGGACCTGGAGACGCAAGGGCCGGCTACGACCCGATCGACTTCAGCAACTCGACCAGGTCCTGCCCGGCTGGCAGGGGACCGGCAGTCGTTGACCAGCTTCGTCAATGAATCGCCCGGTGCTTCGGGCGGTCACTCGGCTCGTTTAGCTAGTACGTCGGGGGCAACGTAAACCATTTTTTCCCGTGATCCGGCTCAGGGTTCTGTGTCGTCTGGAGTTGAAGTCATTCTGCTTTGGAACTGTGTGCGGACGTCTCGTAATCGACGTCCGTCCGCGACGGCCCAAAAGTACCAGCCGTTGGTTGTTTTCTTGCGCAGGTGATGGCCGGCCGGTGACGGGGCGGTGAAACGTCTGCCATCAAGTTCGATCGATCCGTCCGACGTGACCAGCGCTTCGACGCCCTTGAAGTCGCGGTGCGTGGCGATGAGTTTGTCTCCCGGGTTGATGAGACCAGCAGCTATCAGGTGCTTGAGCTGGACCCAATCTTCCGCTTTCGTCTGGGGGTCAACAACCTGTCCTTTGTGTCCCTCGGGTACAGGCCACACCCTGAGAAGTGTTTCGACCAGGACGTCTGTCCGGTGGTCAATGAGCGATTCACCCCACGCCATTCCTTCGGTGTCAGCGACCACACGCCCCGTCAGACTGATCGTGTTGTGCTTGAGCATCGCGTCGCGTTTAGCTGACCACGGGCCGTTCGAGACCTTCGAGTTGAGCGGAGCCGTCAGGAGTGTCAGGTTACCGAGGCGGTGCACATGAGCTTGGCGATCCTGCTGTTCTTCGAGGGTGTCGGCGGGCCAATTATCCTGCCATTTTTGCGGAAGAATGTGCTCAATCGGGAGCCCGGATCGCACGACCTGTGCCTGTCTGGTTTCGGCTCGATAGTTGTTCTCGATGGCTTCCAGGAACATGCGCAGGCGAGGCCGAGGGTAGCGGCGGTAAACGGGTTCATCCTTTAGCGCCATGCTGATCTCATCGTCTCCGGGCCAGTAAGTGCTCGTGACGTTGAGGCGGGCAAGCTGCCCTGTGACGCGCTCGACTAGATCGCCGGCGTTGACGTTTGCGTTGACGAGGATGATCTCGGCGACGATACGGCCGAGATCGGAGCCCGTGAGGCGAAGCAGTTGCCGACGGATGACCCAGCTTTCTGTGACACCAATAACGGCGTCGAGAACGCGCTGTGGAAGGTCCCTGCCGGGTTCGTACAGCCAGATCGTGAGCGGCTTGAGAAGCTCTATGCCGGCGGCGTTCATGCGGTGGAACGCCATCTCGACGGCGCCGAGGTTCCCGTCAGACCTGAGTGAGGTTTCAGTCCATGTTTCATACAGCGCCGCTTGCTGCTTCATCACGGCGAGTAGGTCGACCATTTTGTGTCCGGCAGTGAGCTCGACGTACGACTTGAATCTTGTGAACGTCGACTGCGGGCTGATTTCTTCACCGGTGCGCGAGATCAACCACTGGTTGAAGAACAGTGAGCTTCGGCTTACGAAGTAGCGGCCGACGCTCACTTCCTTCGTCCAGAACTTGGCTTCAAACGGCCAGTCCTCGCGGTAGGCCTTCTTGGTATCTCCGCCCTCGGCTTCTAGCCGCTGGAACACGAAGTTGCGGATCAGATCCGCGGCCGTCAGTGGAGTCCCGCGGGCGTTGAGCGTTTCGAAGATTTCTTGGGAGTTCTCTGAAGCCTTGAGCTCGATGGTCACGAGCTGCAGGTCATCGAGCAGGACGCCGGCGAGTTCTTTGGCCCTCGTCGCGAAGCTGTCCGTATCGGGGTTCCCAAGCCATTGAGTGACAGCTGTCGTGAAGTACTGATGTGCATGAACGATCCGGGATTCATGGTGCCTGAGATCAGAGTGGTCAATCGGGGGCTCAGCAGTCATTACTTCCAGAAACGCGTCGTGATCGTTGTTGAGATGCCGAACCTTGAGCGGGCTCTCATCGTCCTCGACGAAGCTCTCCGCGTTGTGTGTGAGGCCTTCGAGCTGACTGGCGTACCGTGAAAGCCCAGCCTGCGCGAAGATGGCGCACGTAGCGTCGGCGAGCAGTTGCAGCGTGGTTAGGCGCTGCTGGCCGTCGATGACATTCCACGTGGTGAGGCGTGTGCTCTCGGCTTCATGCGCCTGGAGCACGACGGCTCCCAGGAAGTGCTTTGGAGAGAGGTGTGGGTTGCTGATGCGCAGCTCTGCGACCCGCCGGATATCTTTCCATAGCGGCTCCCACTGCTCGTCTTCCTTCCACACGTAGGGTCGCTGGAAAAGTGGAATGACGAAGTGCTGGGGAAGGTTGAACAGCTGCAGCGGCGTCCGCTTGAAAGTCTCCACCAGATAATCCTGCCGCAAGGGTTCGACCTATGGTCTGCCCCTTCGCTCAGAGCGACCGTGTCGGTTGGGCAATCCGACAATCCCGCGATCGAGCCTTGAGGCACTGAGCACCACGCCGAGCACCATTCGGGCGCCCATCACCTCAGAGACCTTCCTGCCATCCAGATTGGAAGCCGAGACGAGCGGCGTATCGAGCGCGCGAAGAGCGAGGACTACGTCGCCTAAGCCAAAGCCCCGCACTCAGCCATGCCCAGCCCCCCGCGGAATCTTGATGACGGGCTCGAAGAACCGGATCTTCACCGCCGTGCGTGTGTACGCGATCGTGTGGGCCTGTACGCGGAACGCTTTTCAGGGTTAGCGGACCCACGCGTACACCCGGCGTGGTTCGGGGAAGTCGGTTGGCCGGCAGTTCTCGACCTCGAGCTCGGCCGCGGTGAGCATGATCAGCTCCTCCCGCATGACGAAACCCGGTGGCGGCTGACCCAGGAGCGAGCCGATCCAGTC
This window contains:
- a CDS encoding GmrSD restriction endonuclease domain-containing protein, with the translated sequence METFKRTPLQLFNLPQHFVIPLFQRPYVWKEDEQWEPLWKDIRRVAELRISNPHLSPKHFLGAVVLQAHEAESTRLTTWNVIDGQQRLTTLQLLADATCAIFAQAGLSRYASQLEGLTHNAESFVEDDESPLKVRHLNNDHDAFLEVMTAEPPIDHSDLRHHESRIVHAHQYFTTAVTQWLGNPDTDSFATRAKELAGVLLDDLQLVTIELKASENSQEIFETLNARGTPLTAADLIRNFVFQRLEAEGGDTKKAYREDWPFEAKFWTKEVSVGRYFVSRSSLFFNQWLISRTGEEISPQSTFTRFKSYVELTAGHKMVDLLAVMKQQAALYETWTETSLRSDGNLGAVEMAFHRMNAAGIELLKPLTIWLYEPGRDLPQRVLDAVIGVTESWVIRRQLLRLTGSDLGRIVAEIILVNANVNAGDLVERVTGQLARLNVTSTYWPGDDEISMALKDEPVYRRYPRPRLRMFLEAIENNYRAETRQAQVVRSGLPIEHILPQKWQDNWPADTLEEQQDRQAHVHRLGNLTLLTAPLNSKVSNGPWSAKRDAMLKHNTISLTGRVVADTEGMAWGESLIDHRTDVLVETLLRVWPVPEGHKGQVVDPQTKAEDWVQLKHLIAAGLINPGDKLIATHRDFKGVEALVTSDGSIELDGRRFTAPSPAGHHLRKKTTNGWYFWAVADGRRLRDVRTQFQSRMTSTPDDTEP